The Alphaproteobacteria bacterium genome includes a region encoding these proteins:
- a CDS encoding DUF2188 domain-containing protein has translation MSKRNQHVVPHDEGWAVRGAGSQRATSLHPTQQEAIERGREVARNQETELLIHGRNGRIRERDSYGNDPFPPKG, from the coding sequence ATGAGTAAACGCAACCAGCACGTAGTTCCCCATGACGAAGGATGGGCTGTCCGCGGCGCCGGCAGCCAGCGCGCCACGTCCCTCCACCCCACCCAGCAGGAGGCCATCGAACGTGGCCGGGAGGTGGCCCGAAACCAGGAGACGGAGCTCCTCATCCACGGTCGCAACGGGCGCATTCGGGAGCGCGATTCCTACGGCAACGATCCGTTCCCGCCGAAGGGCTGA
- a CDS encoding XRE family transcriptional regulator, translating to MFGDRLKLARKKARYSLRALSEALDNEVTAQAIGKYERGEMMPSSGVLMHMARILGVTLDFLLSDQVEELEGLEFRKLSGTRAKERAGVEAEVIDHLQRYLAIEEILDLESSAWRAPRLGNRFLGQEGDGEILAQNLRREWKLGIDPIPNMTSLLEDRGIKVLVIALPGRVSGLTCLVRRPGHDTLVPAIVVNEHVTLERRRLTLAHELAHRLIDESSPVDQEKACHVFAGAFLVPREHLVQEIGERRKALGYRELIQLKRMYRISGAALLVRLKQVGVIDGSTLTYAFQTYARRWRSDEPEPLEGADDRGKRENPQRFERLCFRALAEGLVSPGKTSELLRQPLAVIEKGIKGPAAGDAHRGQ from the coding sequence ATGTTTGGAGATCGTCTGAAGCTGGCCCGAAAAAAGGCCCGTTACTCGTTGCGAGCGCTCTCTGAAGCGCTGGACAACGAAGTGACCGCCCAGGCCATCGGCAAGTACGAGCGCGGCGAGATGATGCCGAGCTCGGGCGTGCTGATGCATATGGCCAGGATCCTCGGGGTGACGCTGGATTTCCTGCTTAGCGATCAGGTGGAGGAGCTCGAGGGCCTCGAATTCCGCAAGCTTTCGGGCACCCGCGCCAAAGAACGGGCGGGCGTCGAGGCCGAGGTCATCGACCACCTGCAGCGCTACCTCGCCATCGAGGAAATCCTCGATCTCGAGAGCAGCGCCTGGAGGGCACCCCGCTTAGGCAACCGCTTTCTCGGGCAGGAAGGTGACGGTGAAATCCTGGCCCAGAATCTGCGCCGGGAATGGAAGCTCGGGATCGATCCCATCCCCAACATGACCTCGCTGCTGGAAGACCGGGGCATCAAGGTCCTGGTCATTGCGCTGCCGGGCCGCGTTTCAGGCCTCACTTGCCTGGTTCGCCGGCCGGGGCACGACACCTTGGTGCCGGCAATCGTGGTCAATGAGCACGTCACTCTTGAGCGACGGCGGCTGACGCTGGCGCACGAATTGGCACACCGGTTGATCGATGAGTCCTCGCCGGTCGACCAGGAAAAGGCATGCCACGTCTTTGCCGGAGCTTTTCTGGTGCCCAGGGAGCATTTGGTGCAGGAGATTGGCGAACGGCGAAAGGCACTGGGTTATCGCGAGCTGATTCAGCTCAAGCGCATGTACCGGATCAGCGGGGCGGCACTTCTGGTACGCCTCAAACAGGTCGGCGTGATCGACGGCTCGACACTCACTTATGCCTTCCAGACCTACGCCCGCCGCTGGCGGTCGGACGAGCCCGAACCGCTGGAGGGAGCGGACGACCGGGGAAAGCGCGAAAACCCGCAACGCTTCGAAAGGCTTTGCTTCCGGGCGCTGGCCGAGGGGCTGGTGTCGCCCGGCAAGACAAGCGAGCTTTTGCGCCAGCCTTTGGCGGTAATCGAAAAAGGAATAAAGGGACCAGCCGCAGGCGATGCGCATCGTGGTCAGTGA
- a CDS encoding type II toxin-antitoxin system VapC family toxin — translation MIDLRKAGLLEAALGLPYTFVMPDTLFEDEWLSLNDAEKRPLLDLGLEVHGLPGPSVERAAWHFNQHRRLKLNDCFALTLAEEIEGCILLTGDGFLRRIAEGCGIEVRGVLWVTDELEAHGVVPLSLLHQALQLFHEDELVYLPEREVRRRIRRLARRI, via the coding sequence ATGATCGACCTGCGCAAGGCCGGTCTTCTCGAGGCAGCGCTCGGGCTCCCCTACACCTTCGTCATGCCCGACACGCTCTTTGAAGACGAGTGGCTCAGCCTGAACGATGCGGAAAAGAGGCCGTTACTCGATCTCGGGCTGGAGGTGCACGGTCTACCAGGGCCATCAGTCGAACGCGCGGCATGGCATTTCAATCAGCACCGCAGACTCAAGCTCAACGACTGCTTTGCGCTCACGCTGGCCGAAGAGATCGAGGGCTGCATCCTGCTGACAGGCGACGGATTCTTGCGCCGGATAGCAGAAGGCTGTGGGATCGAAGTTCGGGGTGTGCTCTGGGTAACGGACGAGTTGGAGGCTCATGGAGTGGTGCCACTTTCGTTGCTGCACCAAGCGCTCCAGCTCTTTCACGAAGACGAGTTGGTCTATCTGCCGGAAAGAGAAGTGCGCCGGCGCATCAGGCGGCTGGCGCGGCGTATCTAG
- a CDS encoding uroporphyrinogen decarboxylase family protein, which translates to MTPFERIKAVCRGELPDRVPFVLLLREFALKHAGVRFVEAYSDPDAYVRAQVKVLQDFRLDAVCDLFVTPAVDEALGAKIVFPDDDPPWIPEPSVATTGDLGKFAKLDPLSHGRMPYLLDIVSRLKREVGPDIPVLAWPSVPFRTACMLMGSQELYRGFYKKPEFVHDLIEACYEPCLAYGKALLDAGADIIFTSNPTASTGCISRQHYEEYAHATTRDMHLALKAYGAETIIFHPCGTWHDRLDLLAEIGADVLHFDKVDIAAFKSQYADKCVYMGNVSTVDTLLSGTLAAVENETLSCLEKGAGGGRYILSADCIVPRDTDPAHLSAMADVVEHYGTYG; encoded by the coding sequence ATGACCCCCTTTGAACGCATCAAAGCCGTTTGCCGCGGTGAGCTCCCGGACCGGGTGCCGTTCGTCTTGCTGCTGCGCGAGTTCGCCCTGAAACACGCTGGCGTGCGGTTCGTAGAGGCCTACAGCGACCCCGACGCCTACGTCCGGGCGCAAGTAAAGGTGCTGCAGGATTTCCGCCTGGATGCGGTTTGCGATCTTTTCGTAACCCCCGCCGTCGACGAGGCGCTGGGGGCGAAAATCGTCTTTCCCGACGACGATCCGCCGTGGATCCCCGAGCCCAGCGTGGCGACGACCGGGGACCTGGGAAAATTCGCCAAACTGGATCCCCTTTCACACGGGCGCATGCCCTACCTTTTGGACATCGTTTCGAGGCTGAAGCGTGAAGTGGGGCCCGACATCCCGGTCCTGGCCTGGCCCTCGGTGCCCTTCCGCACGGCCTGTATGCTGATGGGCAGCCAGGAACTCTATCGCGGCTTCTATAAGAAACCCGAATTCGTGCACGACCTGATCGAGGCCTGCTATGAGCCTTGTCTGGCCTACGGCAAGGCGCTCTTGGACGCCGGGGCCGACATCATCTTCACCTCGAACCCGACGGCCAGCACCGGCTGCATCTCGCGCCAGCACTACGAAGAATACGCCCACGCCACGACCCGGGACATGCACCTGGCGCTCAAAGCCTATGGCGCCGAGACCATCATCTTCCACCCCTGCGGCACCTGGCACGACCGCCTCGACCTGCTGGCCGAAATCGGGGCCGACGTGCTGCACTTCGACAAGGTCGACATCGCAGCCTTCAAGTCCCAATACGCCGATAAATGCGTCTACATGGGTAACGTCAGCACGGTGGACACGCTGCTGAGCGGCACGCTGGCTGCGGTGGAAAACGAAACCCTAAGCTGTCTCGAGAAGGGGGCGGGCGGCGGCAGGTACATCCTGAGCGCCGATTGCATCGTGCCGCGGGATACGGACCCGGCGCATTTGAGCGCCATGGCCGATGTGGTCGAGCATTACGGCACATATGGTTGA
- a CDS encoding monomethylamine:corrinoid methyltransferase, producing MERANTGPFCEVEDFNVKIFMPKIKELIKKYEIKFDPDSPVPADDDLADRVWQAATELFLEVGVLNVDSHRRILLDDAELREALYHAPGQYLVGAGKEARWWRHRGPEDTRPPFCIFSGDITCDEEIFLPMSMAYLQEPLADSVCAPILEESMGRKIKAGSPTEMAGVVEHAMSLRQAAKLVGRPGLCLVAVGTALTDAGQIAVSNDEWGVRQSDARLIGVLSELNIDNELLNKIAHCNQFGCFIGCLSGAIYGGYAGRAEGTAILETAYHLVGLTIYQAHFQQSFPFHLHHTSNSGREMLWVVSVTHQAVSRNSRILTTSNGFLNAGSGTEMVLYEAAAHGLASTVSGGDLWETAVARNKYRNYATPLEARLACEVGHAVAGQAMTRAQANAIVLELLSQYEDRIADAPKGKPFQECYDVRSAQPMTWYLDMFKSVKEKVAALGVDFPY from the coding sequence ATGGAGCGGGCGAATACCGGCCCGTTTTGCGAAGTCGAAGACTTCAACGTCAAGATATTCATGCCCAAGATCAAGGAACTGATTAAGAAATACGAAATCAAATTCGATCCGGATTCCCCCGTACCCGCCGACGACGACCTGGCCGACCGCGTCTGGCAGGCAGCGACCGAGCTCTTTCTCGAGGTGGGCGTGCTCAATGTCGACAGCCACCGCCGCATTCTGCTCGACGATGCCGAGCTCCGGGAGGCGCTCTACCATGCCCCCGGGCAATACCTGGTGGGGGCGGGCAAGGAGGCCCGCTGGTGGCGCCATCGCGGGCCGGAGGATACCAGGCCGCCCTTTTGCATCTTCAGCGGCGACATCACCTGCGACGAGGAGATCTTCCTGCCCATGTCCATGGCCTATCTCCAGGAGCCTTTGGCCGACAGTGTCTGTGCGCCGATCCTGGAGGAGAGCATGGGCCGCAAGATCAAGGCCGGCAGCCCGACCGAGATGGCGGGCGTGGTCGAACACGCCATGAGCCTGCGCCAGGCGGCCAAGTTGGTGGGCCGGCCGGGTCTCTGTCTGGTAGCCGTGGGCACGGCGCTCACCGATGCGGGGCAGATCGCGGTGAGCAACGACGAATGGGGGGTGCGCCAGAGCGATGCCCGGCTGATCGGCGTGCTTAGCGAGCTCAACATCGACAACGAGCTCTTGAACAAGATCGCCCACTGTAACCAATTCGGCTGCTTCATCGGCTGTTTGAGCGGCGCCATCTATGGCGGCTATGCCGGCCGGGCCGAGGGCACGGCGATTCTGGAGACGGCCTACCACCTGGTCGGGCTGACCATCTACCAGGCCCATTTTCAGCAAAGCTTCCCCTTCCACCTGCACCACACCTCCAACAGCGGACGCGAGATGCTCTGGGTGGTCAGCGTGACGCATCAGGCGGTGAGCCGAAACAGCCGCATCCTGACCACCTCCAACGGCTTTCTCAATGCCGGCTCGGGCACCGAAATGGTGCTCTACGAGGCCGCCGCACATGGCTTGGCGAGCACCGTTTCGGGCGGCGACTTGTGGGAGACGGCGGTGGCCCGCAACAAGTACCGCAACTACGCCACGCCGCTCGAGGCCCGCCTGGCCTGCGAAGTGGGCCATGCCGTGGCCGGACAGGCGATGACCCGGGCCCAGGCCAACGCCATCGTCCTCGAGCTGCTGTCTCAGTACGAGGACCGCATCGCCGATGCGCCCAAGGGCAAACCCTTCCAGGAATGCTACGACGTCCGCAGCGCCCAGCCCATGACCTGGTATCTCGACATGTTCAAAAGCGTGAAGGAGAAAGTGGCCGCGCTGGGCGTCGACTTCCCCTATTAG
- a CDS encoding cobalamin-dependent protein (Presence of a B(12) (cobalamin)-binding domain implies dependence on cobalamin itself, in one of its several forms, or in some unusual lineages, dependence on a cobalamin-like analog.), with protein MTALKSLIDAVISGEEGDAAAAANEALRAGLAIDEIIAAMTAGMREIGDQFARMEIFLPEMVMAAEAMKAAMAELQPEIEKSAQAIEKKGTMVVGTVAGDVHVIGKEIVVRLLRAQGFEVHDLGFNVNALDFVKKAQEVGADIIGASSLMSTTMPAQQEIIEILKAKSVRDDYHVILGGAPVTQDWVAECGADSWGENAASSVEILERVMTERAS; from the coding sequence ATGACCGCGTTGAAGTCATTGATCGATGCTGTAATTAGTGGCGAGGAGGGAGACGCCGCCGCCGCCGCCAACGAAGCGTTGCGGGCCGGGCTGGCGATCGACGAGATCATCGCCGCCATGACCGCCGGCATGCGCGAGATCGGCGATCAGTTCGCGCGCATGGAAATTTTTCTGCCCGAAATGGTGATGGCCGCCGAGGCCATGAAAGCGGCGATGGCGGAATTGCAGCCGGAGATCGAGAAATCGGCCCAGGCCATCGAGAAGAAGGGCACCATGGTGGTCGGCACCGTGGCCGGCGACGTGCACGTCATCGGCAAGGAGATCGTGGTCCGGCTGCTGCGGGCCCAGGGTTTCGAGGTGCACGATTTGGGCTTCAACGTCAACGCCTTGGACTTCGTCAAAAAGGCCCAGGAGGTCGGTGCCGACATCATCGGCGCCTCCTCGCTGATGTCGACGACCATGCCGGCCCAGCAGGAAATCATCGAGATCCTCAAGGCCAAGAGTGTGCGCGACGACTACCACGTGATCCTCGGTGGGGCTCCGGTGACGCAGGATTGGGTGGCGGAATGCGGCGCCGACAGCTGGGGAGAGAACGCCGCCTCGAGCGTCGAAATCCTCGAACGCGTGATGACGGAGAGGGCGTCCTAG
- a CDS encoding histidinol-phosphate transaminase, with amino-acid sequence MSGPIARYGGDDLPYHMANLPQPEGFERVIMLASNEGAFGPSPKAVAAIRAMLDDLHRYPEVVLGDFMQALAEHSGRELSRLVVGPGSDELLTRLVHAYAGPGDELVHSAHCYGKFPIYARMAGAAPVAAPDRDFRVDVDAVLSCLTERTRIVLLANPDNPTGAWISGAELRRLHAGLPDHTVLAIDGAYTDYVSDPDYEDGMALAASANNVVVLRTFSKIYGLAGLRLGWLFGPPEVVAVLGRLGLTFPLSNAAVAGGIAALEDSEFTARARQHNLTWRARFSGQLEDLGLFVYPSQTNFVLMRFPDSGARSAEAANRFLLSRGIIARRFNQPDYEDCLRISIGQDFEMQATNAALGEFLAD; translated from the coding sequence ATGAGCGGCCCCATTGCACGCTACGGCGGCGACGACCTGCCTTACCACATGGCCAACCTGCCCCAGCCCGAGGGCTTCGAACGGGTCATCATGCTGGCCTCGAACGAGGGCGCCTTTGGCCCCAGCCCCAAGGCGGTGGCTGCCATCAGGGCCATGCTCGACGACCTTCACCGCTATCCGGAGGTGGTTCTCGGCGATTTCATGCAGGCCCTCGCCGAGCACAGCGGCCGCGAGCTTTCGCGGCTGGTCGTCGGCCCCGGCTCGGACGAGCTGCTGACCCGGCTGGTGCACGCCTACGCCGGCCCGGGCGACGAGCTTGTCCACAGCGCGCATTGCTACGGCAAGTTCCCGATCTACGCCCGTATGGCCGGGGCGGCGCCGGTGGCGGCGCCGGATCGGGACTTCCGGGTCGACGTCGACGCCGTGCTGTCATGCCTTACGGAACGCACGCGAATCGTTCTGCTGGCCAACCCCGACAACCCGACCGGCGCCTGGATCTCGGGGGCCGAGTTGCGCCGCCTGCACGCCGGGCTGCCCGACCACACCGTGTTGGCCATCGACGGCGCCTACACCGATTATGTCTCGGACCCGGACTACGAGGACGGCATGGCGCTGGCCGCCAGCGCCAACAACGTCGTCGTCCTTCGCACCTTTTCGAAAATCTACGGGCTTGCCGGTCTGCGCCTGGGCTGGCTTTTCGGCCCCCCCGAAGTGGTCGCGGTGCTGGGCCGGCTGGGGCTTACCTTCCCGCTGAGCAACGCCGCCGTGGCCGGCGGCATCGCCGCCCTGGAGGACAGCGAATTCACCGCCCGGGCGCGCCAACACAACCTTACCTGGCGCGCCCGCTTCTCGGGCCAGCTCGAGGATCTCGGCCTTTTCGTCTATCCCAGTCAAACCAACTTCGTGCTCATGCGCTTCCCCGATAGCGGGGCCCGTTCGGCCGAGGCCGCCAACCGCTTCCTGTTGTCGCGCGGCATCATCGCCCGCAGGTTCAACCAGCCCGACTACGAGGATTGTCTGCGCATCAGCATCGGCCAGGACTTCGAGATGCAGGCGACGAACGCTGCCCTGGGCGAATTCCTGGCGGACTGA
- a CDS encoding nuclear transport factor 2 family protein, translated as MMPETELIELMQQFGRAFFKADREALAECLAEDVVWHLHQGARGADEPLGRSLIGLDAILEEIAWRKANWRQLRVENLREVPAGDGVLQTFEISGIDENGQTFRNRVVDLYTVVNGRIAVKDTYWKSFR; from the coding sequence ATGATGCCGGAAACCGAGTTGATCGAGCTGATGCAGCAGTTCGGGCGGGCCTTCTTCAAGGCCGACCGCGAGGCGCTAGCCGAGTGCCTGGCCGAGGACGTCGTCTGGCACCTGCATCAGGGCGCCCGCGGCGCCGACGAGCCTTTGGGCCGCTCGCTCATCGGCCTCGATGCCATCCTGGAAGAGATCGCCTGGCGCAAGGCGAACTGGCGCCAGCTGCGGGTCGAAAACCTGCGCGAAGTCCCGGCTGGCGACGGCGTCCTGCAGACCTTCGAAATTTCCGGGATAGACGAAAACGGCCAGACTTTCCGGAACCGTGTGGTCGACCTCTATACCGTCGTCAACGGCCGCATCGCGGTCAAGGACACCTACTGGAAGTCGTTTCGCTGA
- a CDS encoding MBL fold metallo-hydrolase gives MVDQAATAADLRAVDQLEVLVLVDNQSDFLSTVPEFVRPELPGLMQAGLSEISGEGLCCAPWGFSLVVTARLGDESHTVLFDAGPEDYAVERNGARLGLDFGAIGAIVLSHGHFDHAGGLLAAVDGIFAANGGQAVPLHVNSGMFETRGVRLADGTIVPFKDIPDAGELVDHGAEMVNSESPRLLLDDSFFLSGDIPRRTPYEVGLPSHLSRSGEGGGWQSDPWIRDERFLAVRLRDKGVVVFTACTHAGIVNVLSAARELFAPEPLHAVMGGFHLSGADCEAIIPETVADIGGFGLERIVTGHCTGWRAVHALIEAFGPDVVVPTAVGRLHAF, from the coding sequence ATGGTCGATCAAGCGGCAACGGCAGCCGATTTGCGGGCGGTGGACCAGCTCGAGGTCCTGGTCCTGGTCGACAACCAGAGCGATTTCCTGTCCACGGTTCCCGAGTTCGTGAGACCTGAGTTGCCCGGCCTGATGCAGGCCGGCTTGAGCGAGATTTCCGGCGAAGGCCTGTGTTGCGCGCCATGGGGATTTTCCTTGGTGGTGACGGCCCGTCTGGGGGATGAATCCCACACGGTGCTTTTCGATGCCGGGCCGGAAGACTACGCCGTCGAGCGTAACGGCGCCCGGCTGGGGCTCGACTTCGGCGCCATCGGGGCCATCGTGCTCTCGCACGGGCATTTCGACCACGCCGGCGGCTTGCTGGCGGCCGTCGACGGTATCTTTGCCGCCAACGGCGGGCAGGCCGTGCCGCTGCACGTCAATTCCGGCATGTTCGAAACCCGGGGGGTGCGCCTGGCCGACGGCACCATCGTGCCCTTCAAGGACATCCCGGACGCCGGGGAACTGGTGGACCATGGTGCCGAGATGGTCAATTCCGAGAGCCCCCGGTTGTTGCTCGACGACAGCTTCTTCCTGAGCGGCGACATCCCCCGACGGACACCTTACGAAGTTGGCCTGCCCTCCCATCTCAGCCGCTCGGGCGAGGGCGGCGGGTGGCAGTCCGACCCCTGGATCAGGGACGAGCGCTTCCTTGCCGTCAGGCTGCGCGACAAGGGCGTGGTGGTGTTCACCGCCTGCACCCACGCCGGCATCGTCAATGTGCTGAGCGCGGCTCGCGAGCTGTTCGCGCCCGAGCCCCTGCACGCGGTGATGGGCGGATTTCATCTTTCGGGCGCCGACTGCGAAGCGATCATCCCCGAGACCGTGGCCGACATCGGCGGCTTCGGCCTGGAGCGCATCGTTACCGGCCACTGCACCGGCTGGCGCGCCGTCCACGCCTTGATAGAGGCTTTCGGCCCGGACGTCGTGGTGCCGACCGCGGTCGGTCGGCTGCATGCTTTTTGA